The following proteins come from a genomic window of Gimesia chilikensis:
- a CDS encoding DUF58 domain-containing protein, giving the protein MEGLLEQIDPLDARQFYIAVKRLADSLSYGTDKSPFLGSGLEFFQSRPYQEGDPIKSIDWRVTARTGKLFIKEYETPKRLPCYLLIDTSASMMISSTAKSKYGLALHIAGGLAFACLERVSPVGVLGVGETDLRIHPSLSKDQVMQWLVRLRRFRYDEQTTIGQRVAEFSPSLKSRALIIVLSDLHDPKAVPALKQLAQRHDTVVIQFRDPAETGLRGAGLMRAREAETGSDFVTHGRKVWLDQEQIDFQLKRSGIDHLLIETDEPFVPHLRQFFSSRDILSRGSR; this is encoded by the coding sequence ATGGAAGGCTTACTGGAACAGATTGATCCGCTGGACGCGCGGCAGTTCTACATTGCCGTCAAGCGACTCGCGGACAGCCTGAGTTACGGGACCGACAAGTCGCCGTTTCTCGGTTCCGGGCTCGAGTTCTTTCAGTCGCGACCCTACCAGGAAGGGGACCCGATTAAAAGCATCGACTGGCGGGTTACCGCCCGCACCGGGAAGCTGTTTATTAAGGAATACGAGACGCCCAAGCGGCTCCCCTGTTATCTGCTCATCGACACCTCTGCTTCGATGATGATCAGCTCCACCGCGAAAAGTAAATACGGTCTGGCCCTGCACATCGCGGGCGGACTCGCCTTTGCCTGCCTGGAACGCGTCAGTCCCGTCGGCGTTCTCGGCGTCGGCGAAACCGATCTGCGGATTCATCCCAGCCTTTCCAAAGACCAGGTCATGCAGTGGCTGGTCCGCCTGAGACGTTTCCGCTACGACGAACAGACCACCATCGGTCAGCGGGTGGCCGAGTTCAGCCCCAGCCTCAAGAGCCGGGCGCTGATTATCGTCCTCTCCGACCTGCACGATCCCAAAGCGGTTCCCGCCCTCAAGCAACTCGCCCAACGGCACGACACCGTGGTGATCCAGTTTCGCGATCCGGCTGAGACCGGGCTGCGCGGAGCCGGACTGATGCGGGCCCGCGAAGCAGAGACCGGCAGCGACTTCGTCACACACGGACGCAAGGTCTGGCTCGACCAGGAGCAGATCGACTTCCAGCTGAAACGCAGCGGCATCGATCATCTGTTGATCGAAACGGACGAGCCGTTCGTCCCCCATTTAAGGCAGTTCTTTTCTTCCCGCGATATTCTCTCACGAGGGAGCCGTTAA
- a CDS encoding tetratricopeptide repeat protein — protein MPFAYCLDLFRPCLACGGVRVLLVCLLIVSALGTSPVEASQKRSAAVQPTVYLDLQKQDTNVRVPGVLIRELFRQAFLIAAREEFGARTRDASLGEPLPALKDKDVPVFNIHVTITRRGRYVVQVMQRDGEKLKQIEKRDLKLTNRSSATEAVQLAEEYSRTWFKDLLQQAGYVPQKRKATKEAIPTEPLRFIKVDDLNFRQQYGQLIDAHAAIAKQGESPALLAQLARSYALFGTLTEQYWSLIPLATKARGLLYAERLQQKHPDTAYALSNRALVRGLLGLDRMALKDIETIAGLKSQTNVPAEWLPVVEAHCRYDTRKLKDQKLTPENELLRDYLALLQVTYFGTPQQQNDIADVLLARDTRSVRAFYTRPRTLDDRQSLVMIHDVNIRLLHFCQPRLKGKNVRKLLPEFAGTRLQNLVESRDALVAVLKDRGMDPAEKTEPSFSMLASTVQDLTMLQAWDLVSRRQELRSVNADQELNLFLKSLDKHPFKPFLQTFGWQQAIALEAFNELGQVPGEYWTTATHQILARDREIGLPNEPLETVRDTTYIRNGSHVISELAFVIDYAVPEEEKPQWVPHLTAVSPDSPYTIIQELTFNWKQNEPRVPELLKRYADVDQLTHAIAYQYSLRFDYPRAETIYQQVFNQRPTYENIYPLIKIAQLQGKDEQELRLRNEALALVQSVMERAGVEAEIARYYIKKKDYKEALKHAKVAAKTYSGWGLRLEAECHELLGDLDSALELRKQEAVRYNNQFDFHTWCRSRGLEPPAEIQTFLKPYVDYYSKVPLSDDRYLVSDQLMYKQLSVVGCYQYLEGNPQAAMKVWDYTADEYHFVAEAFPAIMAALIADELGMTKERDEYLSQAINIEFLSRGKKYHLPQLNQILLCKRILTGKDAQALSPEVIDWYLQEPESHQARIFYQYFVGKALLQKKQNKLAIRYLQQAAESEEMTGLLAAAVLRKLKHKPEPVETQAAEQSTTDLHELLDQVYAYEYHKRRELQLVTLNRAAELFPESSLVFIRRGKLQALLKQRDRARQDFDKAIELTPEVPEVWISRGEYLESTGQDQAAVKDFEEVVQRDPQNSFAPQAAAKLLASSPDDKVRDGKRALEYAQQATRLIPEQKSLNMALLAAAYAELGQFDKAKEYNQNAIKYEQNYRSKKSYQSRQKLYDAGKPYRLKKRS, from the coding sequence ATGCCCTTTGCTTACTGCCTGGATCTTTTTCGTCCGTGTCTTGCCTGTGGTGGTGTTCGTGTACTGCTGGTCTGTCTGCTGATTGTGTCCGCATTGGGGACATCCCCGGTCGAGGCCAGCCAGAAACGCAGTGCTGCCGTGCAGCCGACGGTCTACCTGGATCTGCAGAAGCAGGATACGAACGTTCGCGTTCCTGGCGTTCTCATTCGCGAACTGTTTCGGCAGGCCTTTCTGATCGCCGCCCGCGAAGAGTTTGGCGCCCGCACACGCGATGCCTCTCTGGGCGAACCGCTTCCGGCTCTGAAAGACAAAGATGTGCCGGTCTTCAATATCCATGTCACCATCACTCGTCGTGGGCGGTATGTCGTTCAGGTCATGCAGCGGGACGGTGAAAAATTAAAGCAGATTGAAAAGCGGGATCTGAAACTGACCAATCGGAGTTCCGCCACCGAGGCCGTCCAGTTGGCAGAGGAGTACTCGCGTACCTGGTTTAAGGATCTGCTGCAGCAGGCCGGTTACGTCCCGCAGAAAAGGAAAGCCACCAAAGAGGCGATTCCCACCGAGCCGCTCCGTTTTATCAAGGTGGACGATCTGAACTTCCGGCAGCAGTACGGGCAACTGATCGATGCGCACGCCGCGATAGCGAAGCAGGGGGAGTCTCCCGCACTTTTGGCGCAACTGGCTCGAAGCTATGCTCTGTTTGGAACACTGACCGAACAGTACTGGAGCCTGATTCCCCTGGCGACCAAAGCCCGCGGACTGCTGTATGCAGAACGCCTGCAGCAGAAGCATCCCGACACCGCCTACGCCCTTTCCAATCGGGCCCTGGTGCGGGGGCTGCTGGGACTGGATCGGATGGCACTCAAGGACATCGAAACGATTGCGGGTCTGAAGTCACAAACGAATGTGCCCGCAGAATGGCTGCCGGTCGTCGAAGCCCACTGTCGGTACGACACCCGGAAACTGAAGGACCAGAAGCTGACTCCGGAAAATGAACTGCTGCGGGACTATCTCGCTCTGCTGCAGGTCACTTATTTCGGCACGCCTCAACAGCAGAACGATATCGCCGATGTGCTGCTGGCCCGGGACACCCGCTCGGTGCGGGCCTTTTATACCAGGCCCCGAACGCTCGACGACCGTCAGAGCCTGGTGATGATTCATGATGTGAACATCAGGCTGCTGCATTTTTGTCAGCCTCGTCTCAAAGGGAAAAATGTCCGCAAACTGCTTCCCGAATTCGCCGGCACCAGACTGCAGAACCTGGTTGAAAGCCGCGATGCCCTCGTGGCGGTGCTCAAGGACCGGGGAATGGATCCGGCTGAGAAAACCGAGCCTTCCTTTTCGATGCTGGCCAGCACGGTGCAGGATCTGACCATGCTGCAGGCCTGGGATTTGGTCAGTCGCAGACAGGAACTCAGGTCCGTGAATGCGGACCAGGAACTCAATCTGTTTTTGAAATCGCTGGACAAGCATCCCTTCAAGCCGTTCCTGCAGACCTTCGGCTGGCAGCAGGCGATCGCACTCGAGGCGTTTAACGAATTGGGCCAGGTCCCGGGAGAGTACTGGACCACGGCGACGCATCAGATTCTGGCCCGCGACCGCGAAATCGGTCTGCCCAACGAACCGCTGGAAACGGTCCGCGATACCACCTATATCCGTAACGGCAGTCATGTGATTTCCGAGCTGGCCTTCGTAATCGACTACGCAGTTCCCGAAGAGGAAAAGCCGCAATGGGTCCCTCACTTGACAGCCGTCAGTCCGGATTCCCCTTACACCATCATTCAGGAACTGACTTTTAACTGGAAGCAGAACGAGCCGCGCGTCCCCGAACTGCTCAAGAGATATGCCGATGTCGATCAACTGACCCATGCGATTGCCTACCAGTATTCACTGCGATTCGATTATCCCCGCGCGGAAACGATCTATCAGCAAGTCTTCAACCAGCGTCCGACTTACGAGAACATCTACCCCCTGATTAAAATCGCCCAGCTGCAGGGGAAAGACGAACAGGAACTGAGGCTGCGTAACGAAGCTCTGGCGCTGGTACAGAGCGTGATGGAACGCGCGGGAGTGGAGGCTGAGATCGCCCGCTATTACATTAAGAAGAAAGACTACAAAGAGGCTTTAAAGCATGCCAAAGTGGCTGCGAAAACGTACTCTGGCTGGGGCCTGAGACTTGAGGCGGAGTGCCATGAACTTCTGGGCGATCTGGACAGTGCCCTGGAACTGCGCAAACAGGAAGCGGTCCGTTATAACAATCAATTTGATTTCCATACCTGGTGCCGTTCGCGGGGACTCGAACCGCCCGCGGAAATACAGACGTTTCTCAAGCCTTATGTGGATTATTATTCCAAAGTGCCACTGTCCGATGACCGGTATCTTGTTTCTGATCAGCTGATGTACAAACAGCTTTCTGTGGTTGGCTGTTATCAGTATCTCGAAGGAAATCCGCAGGCAGCCATGAAAGTCTGGGACTACACTGCGGATGAGTACCATTTTGTAGCCGAAGCGTTTCCGGCAATCATGGCGGCACTGATTGCCGATGAACTGGGTATGACGAAAGAACGGGATGAGTATCTCTCGCAGGCGATTAACATCGAATTTCTCTCCCGGGGCAAGAAATATCATCTGCCGCAGCTCAATCAGATCCTGCTCTGCAAACGGATTCTCACCGGGAAAGATGCTCAGGCCCTCTCACCCGAGGTGATCGACTGGTATCTGCAGGAACCGGAAAGTCACCAGGCTCGCATTTTTTATCAGTATTTCGTCGGCAAGGCACTGCTGCAGAAAAAACAGAACAAACTGGCAATCCGCTATCTACAGCAGGCTGCCGAATCGGAAGAGATGACAGGCCTGCTGGCAGCAGCGGTGCTCCGTAAACTGAAACACAAACCGGAACCTGTCGAAACACAGGCTGCGGAGCAGAGTACAACAGACTTACATGAACTGTTAGATCAGGTTTACGCTTACGAATATCACAAACGTCGCGAACTGCAACTGGTGACGTTAAATCGGGCGGCAGAACTGTTTCCTGAATCCAGTCTCGTTTTCATCAGACGAGGCAAGCTGCAGGCGCTCCTGAAACAGCGGGATCGCGCCCGACAGGATTTTGATAAAGCCATCGAACTGACACCAGAGGTGCCGGAGGTTTGGATTAGCCGCGGTGAGTATCTTGAGTCCACAGGTCAGGATCAGGCTGCTGTCAAAGACTTCGAAGAGGTGGTACAACGCGATCCCCAGAACAGCTTCGCACCGCAGGCTGCCGCTAAACTGCTCGCCTCCAGCCCGGACGACAAGGTGCGTGACGGCAAACGGGCACTCGAATATGCACAGCAGGCAACCCGGCTCATCCCCGAACAGAAATCTCTAAACATGGCGCTGCTGGCAGCCGCGTATGCTGAACTAGGGCAGTTCGATAAAGCGAAAGAATATAATCAAAATGCGATCAAATACGAACAAAATTATCGCAGCAAAAAATCTTACCAGAGTCGACAGAAGCTCTATGATGCTGGGAAGCCCTATCGATTAAAGAAGCGTTCCTGA
- a CDS encoding DUF5655 domain-containing protein, translated as MSDIKLFRTQGDAVTELEGKTVALEKSLQILIENHLETLLGIKFLASEYSTGKTHAGRIDTLGIDENGCPCIIEYKRTSNENVINQGLFYLDWLMDHRAEFELMVIKQFGQEMAENIEWSNPRLLCIAGDFNKYDSHAVQQMNRNIELLRYIRFDEELLLLELLNAVQASSASENTSAVDNEKSKSKSKDRTVVEQLEQASPQLRDVFETLKETCLGFGDDVQIKTPKRYIAFKRLKNFVCVDVRATINTLLVFVKVNPDTVDLEEGFTRDVRDIAHFGTGNLEITLHSQEDLVRALPLIEESYQAS; from the coding sequence ATGAGTGATATTAAATTATTTCGTACGCAGGGCGATGCCGTCACCGAACTGGAAGGTAAGACGGTGGCGTTGGAAAAATCGCTGCAGATCTTGATCGAAAATCATCTCGAGACACTGCTGGGAATAAAATTTCTGGCTAGTGAATATTCCACCGGTAAAACGCACGCTGGGCGGATTGACACGCTGGGGATCGATGAGAACGGCTGCCCATGTATTATCGAATACAAGCGGACCAGTAATGAAAACGTGATCAACCAGGGGCTGTTTTACCTGGACTGGCTGATGGATCACCGGGCGGAATTCGAACTGATGGTGATCAAGCAGTTCGGCCAGGAAATGGCGGAAAACATAGAATGGTCGAACCCCCGTCTGCTCTGTATAGCCGGGGATTTCAATAAATACGATTCACACGCCGTACAGCAGATGAACCGAAATATTGAACTGCTACGATACATTCGATTCGATGAAGAACTTCTACTGCTGGAGTTACTAAATGCAGTCCAAGCATCATCTGCGTCTGAGAACACAAGTGCTGTAGACAATGAGAAATCAAAGTCAAAATCCAAAGATAGAACGGTGGTGGAACAACTTGAACAGGCTAGTCCTCAACTCCGTGACGTCTTCGAAACTCTCAAAGAGACCTGCCTGGGATTCGGTGATGATGTCCAGATAAAGACACCCAAACGATACATCGCATTTAAGCGTCTCAAGAATTTCGTTTGTGTAGATGTACGTGCTACAATCAATACACTTCTCGTTTTTGTTAAGGTGAATCCAGATACTGTCGACTTGGAAGAAGGATTCACACGCGATGTCCGGGATATCGCCCATTTTGGAACTGGTAATTTGGAAATCACACTTCATTCTCAGGAAGACTTGGTACGGGCGTTGCCCCTGATCGAAGAGAGTTATCAGGCGAGTTAA
- a CDS encoding endonuclease/exonuclease/phosphatase family protein, with product MRCVIWNTAWAIPHIKRGRRLQELIQSRSPDMICLTEAKVGLLPESGHLIESGPDYGYPIKEGRRKVLLWSAQPWDEVSIHDDLSFPSGRIVSGVTGGVRFVGICIPWSAAHVSGGRKDRKTWEDHLLYLDALKELLSDLLSQGPLVVTGDFNQRIPKARQPKYAYEKLNEVLSLGLKVHTAGPLGPAEKHLIDHLAATPDLQVTNIEVLDRKTAEGMSLSDHYGIYAEITRD from the coding sequence ATGCGGTGTGTGATCTGGAATACAGCATGGGCGATCCCTCATATAAAACGGGGGAGACGACTGCAGGAATTGATTCAGAGTCGCTCTCCAGATATGATCTGTCTAACTGAAGCCAAAGTGGGGCTGTTACCTGAGAGTGGCCATCTGATTGAATCGGGGCCTGATTATGGTTATCCCATCAAAGAAGGCCGCCGGAAGGTGCTGCTGTGGAGTGCCCAGCCCTGGGATGAAGTTTCGATTCATGACGACCTGAGTTTTCCCTCGGGACGCATTGTGAGCGGAGTAACCGGCGGAGTCCGGTTTGTGGGTATCTGTATCCCCTGGAGTGCCGCTCATGTTTCAGGCGGACGTAAGGACCGAAAGACCTGGGAAGACCACCTGCTCTACCTGGACGCCCTAAAGGAGCTGTTGAGTGATCTGCTGAGCCAGGGGCCCCTCGTCGTTACCGGCGATTTCAATCAACGAATCCCGAAAGCACGGCAGCCGAAGTATGCTTATGAGAAATTAAACGAAGTGCTGTCACTGGGACTGAAGGTGCATACGGCCGGCCCGCTGGGTCCCGCGGAGAAGCATCTAATTGACCATCTCGCGGCCACACCTGATCTGCAGGTGACGAATATTGAAGTGCTCGACAGGAAAACCGCCGAAGGCATGAGTCTTTCTGACCATTACGGGATCTATGCAGAGATCACGCGGGATTGA
- a CDS encoding PVC-type heme-binding CxxCH protein, with amino-acid sequence MAACRYCPPPALKREIIMKSLSLFVLLVTSMLVSSSQAADKSPADKGPADDRPPQVKAVQPGVTLSLVAEQPQLSTPTGVDVDEQGRVWVVATHTHFRPDDYEGPEHDEILIFSDLDKAGRAQKRQVFYNATDATMDLELGPDGWVYLAERDRILRIKDTDGDGKADVEENIAVLESEADYPHNGLEGLAWDNRGKLIFAIGENFAKDWTLTGTDGTKITGAGKGGIFRCTADGKQLKRIAEGFWNPFGICVRADGEIFAAENDPGERPPCRVLHIVEGGDYGYDRGYGSEAHHPFVAWNGELRGTLPMIHPSGEAPCGIAPLGRGLLVPSWGDHSVDFFPLTQQGASFTSKPITIVKGGRYFRPSCIAAAPKVGAAPRDGASPKENQKVMTWYLCDWVDGRYQAHGYGRVWKLEIDLTKADWVGPLELEPPTQEAKLAADLRSGHATQSVKELLKLAQNEDPFVARAALVALSHKASKWTPAEVMKWSPAERVQAVLALQLAQVEPETWIPVFLKDKNADVQFETIRWISDMGLKAYLPDVEQVLAQSDLDYQRFEAAIEAWNTLNGKALDGVRNPEMLLARVKDKQSAPQIRAYALRMLPTQSRSAPKAGQQVVTQFPKGLTLAMLEELLAVNDAELSLEAVRTLSGNPIVSQKILAELAADPKQDAVLRAEAIAGLAPLAEQQVGLMLKLADSSDQVVREESLRCLRSIQLTDAQKKQIKTLAKAYPDSKDAFEAAVNPGALKTDRPALTDTGAWLKAVEGVQGAADVESGRRLFHHSRLTNCAHCHRHSGRGNVVGPDLSSLGDRQDRAWLLRSILEPSREMAPEYQPRTIILTDGRTFTGIRLRSYVKETIRDAHGQNKTFDRDDVEAIVESPVSFMPQGLVHALTDRELRDLIAFLESHSREKTAD; translated from the coding sequence ATGGCTGCCTGCAGATACTGCCCACCCCCTGCCCTCAAAAGAGAGATCATCATGAAATCGCTGTCGCTGTTTGTGTTGTTAGTTACGTCTATGCTGGTCTCGTCATCTCAAGCTGCGGACAAGAGTCCCGCGGACAAAGGTCCGGCAGACGACCGTCCTCCCCAGGTGAAAGCGGTGCAGCCGGGAGTGACGTTGTCGCTGGTGGCTGAGCAGCCTCAGTTGTCGACTCCGACCGGCGTGGATGTGGACGAACAAGGGCGGGTCTGGGTGGTGGCGACGCACACGCATTTTCGGCCCGACGATTATGAAGGTCCGGAGCACGATGAGATTCTCATCTTTTCCGATCTGGACAAAGCGGGACGGGCACAGAAGCGACAGGTGTTCTACAACGCAACCGATGCGACGATGGACCTGGAACTGGGGCCGGATGGCTGGGTGTACCTGGCGGAGCGGGATCGGATTCTGCGGATCAAGGATACTGACGGCGACGGGAAGGCGGACGTCGAAGAGAACATCGCGGTGCTCGAGAGTGAAGCAGACTATCCGCACAACGGTCTGGAAGGGTTGGCGTGGGATAACCGGGGGAAGCTGATTTTTGCGATCGGTGAAAACTTCGCCAAGGACTGGACGCTGACGGGGACCGACGGGACGAAGATTACCGGCGCGGGCAAAGGGGGCATCTTCCGTTGTACTGCAGACGGCAAACAGCTGAAGCGGATTGCGGAGGGATTCTGGAATCCGTTTGGCATCTGTGTGCGGGCGGATGGCGAGATCTTCGCTGCGGAGAACGATCCCGGAGAACGGCCGCCGTGTCGCGTGCTGCATATTGTCGAAGGGGGCGATTATGGTTACGACAGGGGTTACGGTTCGGAAGCCCATCATCCGTTTGTGGCCTGGAATGGTGAGTTGCGGGGCACGCTGCCGATGATTCATCCTTCGGGTGAAGCACCGTGTGGGATCGCACCGCTGGGCCGAGGTCTGCTGGTCCCTTCGTGGGGCGATCACAGCGTTGACTTTTTTCCGCTCACGCAACAGGGAGCGAGTTTCACCTCGAAGCCGATCACGATTGTGAAAGGGGGCCGATATTTTCGTCCGAGTTGTATCGCTGCCGCCCCGAAGGTCGGGGCCGCCCCACGGGACGGGGCTTCTCCTAAAGAAAATCAGAAAGTGATGACCTGGTATCTGTGTGACTGGGTTGATGGACGGTATCAGGCGCATGGTTACGGACGGGTGTGGAAGCTTGAGATTGATCTGACGAAAGCCGACTGGGTGGGGCCGCTGGAACTGGAACCGCCGACGCAAGAGGCGAAGCTGGCAGCGGATCTGCGGAGCGGACATGCGACACAGTCTGTGAAAGAACTGTTGAAGCTGGCGCAGAACGAGGATCCTTTTGTCGCCCGGGCGGCATTGGTGGCGTTGTCTCATAAAGCGTCTAAGTGGACGCCCGCGGAGGTCATGAAGTGGTCGCCGGCGGAACGGGTGCAGGCGGTACTGGCGCTGCAGCTGGCCCAGGTGGAGCCGGAAACGTGGATTCCGGTCTTCCTGAAGGACAAGAACGCGGACGTGCAGTTCGAGACGATCCGCTGGATTTCGGATATGGGTTTGAAAGCGTATCTGCCTGATGTGGAACAGGTGCTGGCGCAGAGTGATCTGGATTATCAGCGGTTTGAAGCAGCGATTGAGGCGTGGAACACGTTGAACGGCAAGGCATTGGACGGCGTGCGGAATCCGGAGATGCTGCTGGCCCGCGTGAAGGACAAACAGAGTGCCCCGCAGATTCGGGCGTACGCCTTGCGGATGCTGCCGACGCAGTCGCGGTCTGCTCCGAAAGCGGGACAGCAGGTGGTGACACAGTTTCCCAAGGGGCTGACGCTGGCGATGCTGGAAGAACTGCTGGCGGTGAATGATGCGGAGTTGTCGCTGGAAGCGGTGCGGACGCTGTCGGGGAATCCGATTGTGTCACAGAAGATTCTGGCGGAGCTGGCCGCGGATCCAAAACAGGATGCGGTACTGCGAGCCGAAGCGATTGCGGGCCTGGCGCCGCTGGCGGAACAGCAGGTCGGGTTGATGCTGAAGCTGGCGGATTCTTCCGACCAGGTGGTTCGTGAAGAGTCGCTGCGGTGTCTGCGTTCGATCCAACTGACCGATGCGCAGAAGAAACAAATCAAGACGCTGGCGAAAGCGTATCCCGATTCAAAGGATGCGTTCGAGGCGGCCGTGAATCCGGGCGCACTGAAAACGGACCGCCCTGCTTTGACTGATACCGGCGCGTGGCTGAAAGCGGTTGAAGGGGTTCAAGGGGCAGCAGATGTGGAGAGCGGACGGCGGCTGTTTCATCATTCCCGGCTGACGAACTGTGCGCACTGTCATCGACACAGTGGTCGCGGGAACGTGGTGGGGCCTGACTTGAGCAGCCTGGGTGATCGGCAGGATCGGGCGTGGCTGTTGCGTTCGATTCTCGAACCGAGCCGGGAGATGGCTCCGGAATATCAGCCGCGAACAATCATTCTGACGGACGGGAGGACGTTTACGGGGATCCGGCTGCGGTCATACGTGAAGGAGACGATTCGTGATGCTCACGGTCAGAACAAGACGTTTGATCGGGATGATGTGGAAGCGATTGTCGAGTCGCCGGTTTCCTTCATGCCTCAGGGTCTCGTGCATGCGTTGACGGATCGCGAGTTGCGGGACCTGATCGCTTTTCTGGAGAGTCATTCGCGGGAAAAGACAGCAGATTGA
- a CDS encoding AAA family ATPase yields MNSSAASQHEVSEEVLKNAQFIQAVRDQVATVVVGQDEVVERLLISLFTGGHILLQGVPGLAKTLLVSVLSKSIDLDFSRIQFTIDLLPSDILGSQILDQKTNEFVTRTGPIFTNLLLADEINRAAPKVQGALLEAMQERKVTIGNETFSLPAPFLVIATQNPVEQAGTFELPEAQLDRFMLCHRLDYPDPSEEREVLKRNMALGIRREDRGAVVNTEFDVMQQQPVGTADDLVACMQAVNDIHVSDTFVEHVIEVINRTRNHPNIELGCSPRAGIALVKASRARALIQGRNYVIPEDLFVLAEDVILHRIRLNYEALADGLTGKGVLQDMLRDLGATPSLVGRED; encoded by the coding sequence ATGAACAGCTCCGCTGCCAGCCAACATGAGGTTTCGGAAGAAGTCCTCAAGAATGCCCAGTTCATCCAAGCCGTCCGCGACCAGGTCGCCACGGTCGTCGTCGGTCAGGATGAGGTCGTCGAACGCCTGTTGATCTCGCTGTTTACCGGCGGTCATATTCTGCTCCAGGGGGTGCCGGGACTGGCGAAAACGCTGCTCGTGTCGGTTCTCTCCAAATCGATCGACCTCGATTTCTCCCGCATTCAGTTCACCATCGACCTGCTGCCCTCCGATATTCTGGGTTCGCAGATCCTCGATCAGAAAACCAACGAGTTCGTCACCCGCACCGGGCCGATCTTCACCAACCTGCTGCTGGCCGACGAAATCAACCGGGCCGCTCCCAAGGTGCAGGGGGCGCTGCTGGAAGCGATGCAGGAACGCAAAGTGACCATCGGCAACGAAACCTTCTCACTCCCCGCGCCGTTCCTGGTGATCGCCACGCAGAACCCGGTGGAGCAGGCCGGAACCTTTGAACTGCCCGAGGCCCAACTCGACCGCTTCATGCTTTGTCACCGCCTGGACTATCCCGATCCGAGTGAGGAACGCGAAGTCCTCAAACGCAACATGGCACTCGGCATTCGTCGCGAAGACCGCGGGGCTGTGGTGAATACCGAATTCGACGTGATGCAGCAACAGCCCGTCGGCACAGCCGATGACCTGGTCGCCTGCATGCAGGCCGTCAACGACATTCACGTCAGCGATACCTTCGTGGAACACGTGATCGAAGTCATCAACCGCACACGCAATCATCCCAACATCGAACTGGGCTGCAGCCCGCGTGCCGGCATCGCGCTGGTCAAGGCCTCCCGCGCCCGGGCTCTGATCCAGGGACGCAACTACGTGATTCCCGAAGATCTGTTCGTGCTGGCCGAAGATGTCATCCTGCACCGCATCCGGCTGAATTACGAAGCGCTCGCCGACGGACTCACCGGCAAAGGAGTGCTGCAGGATATGCTCCGCGACCTGGGGGCGACGCCATCCCTGGTCGGGCGGGAGGACTAA